A DNA window from Tachysurus fulvidraco isolate hzauxx_2018 chromosome 4, HZAU_PFXX_2.0, whole genome shotgun sequence contains the following coding sequences:
- the ubr2 gene encoding E3 ubiquitin-protein ligase UBR2 isoform X5 gives MAAAESDREAPTALCSEFLTFSSKATAAKWLQATDLPKDVYQHLACYVPKIYCLGPNLNPQSEDLLAQLLLQAPMEWYLCGEEPSTGLAKLEQSNQPSHLCGHVFKVGEPTYSCRECAADPTCVLCMQCFLGSVHKEHRYRMTTSGGGGFCDCGDTEAWKKGSYCQKHEPNNGDSSQEDPLASLSADMIARTYNIFSIILKYAVDMLTWDRENELPPGLEPPERGDTYYCMLFNDEVHTYEQVIYTLQKAVNCTQKEAVSFATTVDRDGRKSVRYGDFQFCEQAKTVIVRNTSRQSKPLRVQVMHSSVVAHQCFALKALSWLGHVIRSSDALRRILCQVGLQNGTDGENSLVDTLMLNDSKMWKGARNVYHQLFMSSLLMDLKYKKLFAIQFAKARMLITEENLMTTIIRTFVDHLRHRDLQGRFQFERYTAQQAFKFRRVQSLIGDLKYVLISRPTEWTDKLREKFLEGLEAFLELLKSMQGMDPVVRQVGQHIEMEPEWEAAFTLQMKLTHIISMIQEWCASDEWVLIEAYKKCLTVLTHCHSGFTDGEQPITLSMCGHSVDTIRYCVSQEKVSIHLPVSRLLAGLHALLSKTEVAYRLPEQLPLSELSPPMVIEHPLRCLVLCAQVHAGMWRRNGFSLVNQIYYYHNVKCRLEMFDKDLMTLQAGASMMDPNHFLMIVLSRFELFHIFSSADCRKRYNRENANKDVVQQNSTLIEEMLHLIIMIVGERFTPGIGHVDNCEELKREIIHQLCIRPMAHSELVKALPENENKETGMERVIDSVALFKKPGVTGRGLYELRSECAKQFNLYFHHYSRADQSKAEEAQRKLKRQNGEELALPPPALPPFCPLFASLVNILQCDVLLGMVGAVLQWAVEPSGGHWSESMLQRVLHLIGMALLEEQQQLESSGDDNEVTFNFTLKISRPGEAPSSAPSILALLENLQSAPHLEVHKDMIRWILKMVVSIKTMRERTAAAPACEGAGHCHEETVRDKDKAERKRKAEMARLRREKIMAQMSEMQRHFINENKELFQQSLEELDASASTSAEHSPSSCDSALVCVGPRRWRARGGERRQVVTCILCQEEQEIRPDGRAMVLAAFVQRSTVMSKNRKRPPHKPDSYDPLFMHPDLSFGTHTGSCGHIMHSHCWQRYFEAVQAKEQRRQQRLRVHTSYDVENGEYLCPLCECLSNTVIPLLPLTKTTCSSSEQPGLTQWLNTTCQQIRALHCAHNQAKSTNVDETETVEDCPPPEGFRLDHTPVNPYSSSIREMLTTFGTAAYKVGLQLHPNEQDPRVPIICWGSCSYTIQSVERLLVDEEKPLFGSLPCRQDDCLSSLARFGSACWTVSSHSAVQNHFMRLLAALVPDTQVKNSPCILDVDMFHLLVSLVLSYSVLHCLDSSGLSADTAQLHLLHLVIVAHVVQILLTSVPEELTMEQESEGVEQKEEEHICLFYNTIRTRLGCSLREVSSGWHLWRCVKAGILPFLRGAALFFHHLNGVPTPSELHVVGAGEWEALCAYLCLPSNLLQLYYNHQDIMDPLLQGWFSHPGMQPCLQSPKTLISFPRESNKLIDLPEDYSALINQASSFTCPKSGGDKSRAPTLCLVCGTMLCSQSYCCQTELEGEDVGACTAHTFACGAGVGIFLRVRESQVLFLAGKTKGCFYAPPYLDDYGETDQGLRRGNPLHLCRERYRKIQKLWRQHSITEEIGHAQEANQTLVGIDWQHL, from the exons AAATGGCTTCAGGCAACAGACCTGCCCAAAGATGTCTACCAGCACTTGGCTTGCTATGTGCCCAAGATCTACTGCCTTGGGCCCAACCTGAACCCTCAGAGTGAGGATCTTCTGGCCCAGTTGTTGTTACAGGCACCAATGGAGTGGTATTTGTGTGGAGAAGAACCTTCAACCGGGCTGGCCAAGCTCGAGCAGAGCAACCAGCCTTCCCACCTCTGTGGCCATGTCTTCAAAGTGGGGGAACCCACATACTCCTGCAG GGAATGCGCTGCTGATCCGACATGTGTGCTGTGCATGCAGTGCTTTTTAGGCAGTGTGCATAAGGAGCATCGTTACAGA atgACGACCTCTGGGGGAGGGGGGTTCTGTGACTGCGGTGATACAGAAGCATGGAAGAAGGGTTCTTACTGTCAGAAACATGAGCCTAACAACGGTGACTCATCCCAAGAG GATCCGCTTGCCAGTCTCTCTGCAGACATGATTGCTCGTACATATAACATCTTTTCTATCATCCTGAAATATGCTGTGGACATGCTCACATGGGACAGGGAAAATGAACTCCCTCCTGGCCTCGAACCACc GGAGCGTGGAGACACTTATTACTGCATGTTGTTTAACGATGAGGTGCACACCTACGAACAGGTGATCTACACATTACAGAAAGCTGTGAACTGCACACAGAAAGAGGCAGTCAGCTTTGCTACTACAGTGGACAGAGAC GGGCGGAAGTCTGTACGCTATGGGGATTTTCAGTTCTGTGAACAGGCCAAGACTGTTATTGTG CGAAACACGAGTCGTCAGTCGAAGCCCCTGCGGGTTCAGGTCATGCACTCCTCAGTGGTAGCACACCAGTGTTTTGCTCTCAAAGCGCTCTCCTGGCTCGGCCATGTCATCAGATCCTCAG atgcCCTGAGGAGGATCCTGTGCCAGGTGGGACTACAGAATGGCACTGATGGAGAGAACTCCCTTGTTGACACTTTAATGTTAAATGACTCCAAAATGTGGAAAG GGGCAAGAAATGTTTACCACCAGCTGTTTATGAGCAGTCTGCTTATGGATTTGAAGTATAAGAAGCTCTTTGCTATTCAGTTTGCAAAG GCACGGATGCTGATCACAGAGGAGAACTTGATGACGACGATCATCCGCACTTTTGTGGATCACCTGAGACATCGAGACTTGCAGGGCCGATTTCAGTTTGAACGCTACACGGCACAACAGGCCTTTAAATTCCGCAGGGTCCAGAGTCTTATAGGAGACCTCAA ATATGTCCTGATTAGCCGTCCAACAGAGTGGACCGACAAACTCAGGGAGAAGTTTCTGGAAGGACTTGAAGCTTTCTTGGAGCTGCTCAAGAGCATGCAG GGTATGGACCCAGTAGTGCGACAGGTTGGCCAACACATAGAGATGGAACCAGAGTGGGAGGCAGCCTTCACGTTACAGATGAAGCTCACGCACATTATCTCAATGATACAAGAGTGGTGTGCCAGTGAT GAGTGGGTGCTAATTGAAGCCTATAAGAAGTGCCTAACAGTTCTGACTCACTGCCACAGCGGTTTTACTGATGGAGAGCAGCCCATCACCCTTAGTATGTGCGGCCACTCGGTGGACACTATCCGCTACTGCGTCTCTCAGGAGAAAGTCAGCATTCACCTACCTGTGTCTCGACTGCTGGCAG gACTTCATGCTCTCCTTAGCAAAACAGAAGTGGCTTACAGGCTCCCCGAACAGCTACCTCTG AGTGAACTGAGTCCTCCAATGGTGATTGAGCATCCACTTCGCTGCCTGGTTCTCTGTGCACAGGTGCATGCTGGGATGTGGAGGAGAAATGGCTTCTCATTAGTCAATCAG atcTACTACTACCACAATGTGAAGTGTAGGCTTGAGATGTTCGATAAAGACCTCATGACTCTCCAG GCGGGGGCTTCCATGATGGATCCCAACCACTTTCTGATGATCGTGCTGAGTCGTTTTGAGCTCTTCCATATCTTCAGTTCAGCAGATTGCAGGAAAAGATACAACAGGGAGAACGCTAACAAG GATGTGGTCCAGCAGAACAGCACTTTAATAGAAGAGATGCTTCACCTCATTATAATGATCGTGG GTGAGCGGTTTACTCCAGGCATTGGGCATGTAGATAACTGTGAAGAACTAAAGAGAGAGATCATTCATCAGCTTTGTATTCGTCCTATGGCTCACAGTGAGCTGGTCAAAGCCTTGCCTGAAAAT GAGAATAAAGAAACTGGAATGGAGAGAGTCATTGATAGTGTTGCATTGTTTAA GAAGCCAGGAGTGACTGGTAGGGGACTGTATGAACTCCGCTCAGAATGTGCCAAACAGTTCAACCTCTATTTCCACCATTATTCCAGAGCCGATCAGTCCAAG gCAGAGGAAGCTCAGCGAAAGCTtaagagacaaaatggagaggAGCTGG ctctgccTCCACCAGCCCTGCCCCCATTCTGCCCACTGTTTGCCAGCTTGGTAAACATTCTGCAGTGTGACGTGCTGCTTGGGATGGTGGGAGCTGTGCTGCAGTGGGCTGTGGAGCCTAGCGGAGGACACTGGTCTGAGTCCATGCTGCAGAGG GTGCTGCACTTGATAGGCATGGCTTTGCTGGAGGAGCAGCAACAACTAGAGAGCAGTGGGGACGACAATGAAGTTACCTTCAACTTCACACTTAAAATCTCCC GTCCTGGTGAAGCCCCCAGCAGTGCTCCCAGTATTCTGGCTCTATTGGAGAACTTACAGAGCGCTCCTCACTTGGAAGTGCACAAAGACATGATTCGCTGGATCCTTAAA ATGGTGGTTAGCATTAAAACTATGCGTGAGCGCACAGCTGCTGCACCTGCCTGTGAAGGAGCAGGGCACTGCCACGAGGAG acTGTGAGGGACAAAGacaaagcagagagaaagagaaaggccGAGATGGCTAGACTGCGCAGGGAAAAGATCATGGCTCAAATGTCCGAGATGCAGAGACACTTCATTAATGAGAACAAAGAGCTGTTCCAGCAGAGTTTAGAGGAGCTGGACGCCTCTGCGTCCACATCAGCAGAGCACAG CCCCAGTTCATGTGACAGTGCTCTGGTCTGTGTCGGACCTCGGCGCTGGCGTGccagaggaggagagaggaggcaGGTGGTGACATGTATCCTGTGTCAGGAAGAGCAGGAGATCAGACCCGATGGCAGAGCCATGGTGCTGGCTGCTTTTGTCCAACGCTCTACAGTCATGTCCAAGAACCGCAAAAGACCGCCTCACAAGCCAG ATAGCTATGATCCCCTCTTCATGCACCCTGATCTGTCCTTTGGTACACATACCGGCAGCTGTGGCCACATCATGCACTCTCACTGCTGGCAGAG GTACTTTGAGGCGGTGCAGGCTAAGGAGCAGCGCAGACAGCAGAGGCTGCGTGTACATACCAGTTATGATGTAGAGAATGGGGAGTACTTGTGTCCACTCTGTGAGTGTCTCAGTAACACAGTCATTCCTCTCCTGCCCCTCACTAAGACCACCTGCAG cAGTAGTGAGCAGCCAGGTCTTACTCAATGGCTAAATACTACCTGCCAGCAGATCCGAGCCCTGCACTGTGCTCATAATCAGGCCAAGTCAACGA ATGTtgatgagacagagactgtTGAGGACTGTCCTCCTCCTGAGGGTTTCAGGCTGGACCACACTCCAGT CAACCCTTATTCAAGCTCCATAAGGGAAATGCTGACAACGTTTGGGACAGCAGCTTATAAAGTTGGCCTTCAGTTGCACCCTAACGAGCAGGACCCTCGTGTGCCTATCATTTGCTGGGGCAGCTGTTCTTACACCATCCAGTCTGTCG AGAGATTATTGGTGGATGAGGAGAAGCCTTTGTTTGGAAGTTTACCCTGTAGACAG GATGACTGTTTGAGTTCTCTGGCTCGGTTTGGCTCTGCCTGCTGGACTGTTTCCTCTCACTCAGCGGTCCAAAATCACTTCATGCGACTGTTGGCag CACTTGTTCCTGATACCCAGGTGAAAAATTCTCCCTGCATTTTGGATGTGGACATGTTCCACTTACTG GTGAGTCTGGTGCTGTCTTATTCAGTATTGCACTGCTTAGACTCCTCAGGTCTGAGTGCAGACACGGCACAACTGCATCTCCTCCACTTGGTCATTGTGGCTCACGTGGTCCAGATCCTTCTCACCTCTGTGCCAG AGGAGCTGACCATGGAGCAAGAGAGTGAAGGAGTGGAGCAGAAGGAGGAAGAGCATATATGTCTCTTCTATAACACAATAAGGACTCGTTTAGGCTG tagcTTGCGTGAGGTTAGCTCGGGTTGGCATCTCTGGCGTTGTGTAAAGGCAGGCATCCTGCCCTTCCTCAGAGGAGCTGCTCTGTTCTTCCATCATCTCAATGGAGTTCCCACTCCATCTGAGCTCCATG TTGTAGGTGCAGGTGAATGGGAGGCGCTTTGTGCATATCTGTGTCTGCCCTCCAACCTGCTCCAGCTATATTATAATCACCAGGACATTATGGATCCCCTGCTTCAGGG TTGGTTCTCTCATCCAGGCATGCAGCCATGTCTCCAGTCACCTAAAACCCTCATAAg ttttcctCGTGAATCCAATAAGCTAATCGATTTGCCAGAGGACTACAGTGCACTGATCAATCAAGCTTCCAGCTTCAC ttgtcCTAAGTCAGGTGGAGATAAGTCTCGTGCTCCAACGCTGTGCTTGGTGTGTGGCACAATGCTGTGTTCTCAAAGCTACTGCTGCCAGACCGAGCTGGAGGGTGAGGATGTTGGAGCCTGTACTGCACACACCTTTGCCTGCGGAGCTGGTGTTGGCATTTTCCTCAG GGTGAGGGAGAGTCAGGTTCTCTTCCTGGCAGGAAAGACTAAGGGCTGTTTTTATGCTCCCCCATACCTTGATGACTATGGAGAAACTGACCAAGGGCTCAG ACGGGGAAACCCTTTACACTTGTGTCGAGAGCGCTACAGAAAGATTCAGAAGCTCTGGCGCCAGCACAGCATCACCGAAGAGATCGGTCATGCCCAGGAAGCTAATCAGACTCTGGTGGGCATTGACTGGCAGCACCTGTGA
- the ubr2 gene encoding E3 ubiquitin-protein ligase UBR2 isoform X3, translating into MAAAESDREAPTALCSEFLTFSSKATAAKWLQATDLPKDVYQHLACYVPKIYCLGPNLNPQSEDLLAQLLLQAPMEWYLCGEEPSTGLAKLEQSNQPSHLCGHVFKVGEPTYSCRECAADPTCVLCMQCFLGSVHKEHRYRMTTSGGGGFCDCGDTEAWKKGSYCQKHEPNNGDSSQEDPLASLSADMIARTYNIFSIILKYAVDMLTWDRENELPPGLEPPERGDTYYCMLFNDEVHTYEQVIYTLQKAVNCTQKEAVSFATTVDRDGRKSVRYGDFQFCEQAKTVIVRNTSRQSKPLRVQVMHSSVVAHQCFALKALSWLGHVIRSSDALRRILCQVGLQNGTDGENSLVDTLMLNDSKMWKGARNVYHQLFMSSLLMDLKYKKLFAIQFAKNYERLQSDYVKDDHDREFSVTDLSVQIFTVPSLARMLITEENLMTTIIRTFVDHLRHRDLQGRFQFERYTAQQAFKFRRVQSLIGDLKYVLISRPTEWTDKLREKFLEGLEAFLELLKSMQGMDPVVRQVGQHIEMEPEWEAAFTLQMKLTHIISMIQEWCASDEWVLIEAYKKCLTVLTHCHSGFTDGEQPITLSMCGHSVDTIRYCVSQEKVSIHLPVSRLLAGLHALLSKTEVAYRLPEQLPLSELSPPMVIEHPLRCLVLCAQVHAGMWRRNGFSLVNQIYYYHNVKCRLEMFDKDLMTLQAGASMMDPNHFLMIVLSRFELFHIFSSADCRKRYNRENANKDVVQQNSTLIEEMLHLIIMIVGERFTPGIGHVDNCEELKREIIHQLCIRPMAHSELVKALPENENKETGMERVIDSVALFKKPGVTGRGLYELRSECAKQFNLYFHHYSRADQSKAEEAQRKLKRQNGEELALPPPALPPFCPLFASLVNILQCDVLLGMVGAVLQWAVEPSGGHWSESMLQRVLHLIGMALLEEQQQLESSGDDNEVTFNFTLKISRPGEAPSSAPSILALLENLQSAPHLEVHKDMIRWILKMVVSIKTMRERTAAAPACEGAGHCHEETVRDKDKAERKRKAEMARLRREKIMAQMSEMQRHFINENKELFQQSLEELDASASTSAEHSPSSCDSALVCVGPRRWRARGGERRQVVTCILCQEEQEIRPDGRAMVLAAFVQRSTVMSKNRKRPPHKPDSYDPLFMHPDLSFGTHTGSCGHIMHSHCWQRYFEAVQAKEQRRQQRLRVHTSYDVENGEYLCPLCECLSNTVIPLLPLTKTTCSSEQPGLTQWLNTTCQQIRALHCAHNQAKSTNVDETETVEDCPPPEGFRLDHTPVNPYSSSIREMLTTFGTAAYKVGLQLHPNEQDPRVPIICWGSCSYTIQSVERLLVDEEKPLFGSLPCRQDDCLSSLARFGSACWTVSSHSAVQNHFMRLLAALVPDTQVKNSPCILDVDMFHLLVSLVLSYSVLHCLDSSGLSADTAQLHLLHLVIVAHVVQILLTSVPEELTMEQESEGVEQKEEEHICLFYNTIRTRLGCSLREVSSGWHLWRCVKAGILPFLRGAALFFHHLNGVPTPSELHVVGAGEWEALCAYLCLPSNLLQLYYNHQDIMDPLLQGWFSHPGMQPCLQSPKTLISFPRESNKLIDLPEDYSALINQASSFTCPKSGGDKSRAPTLCLVCGTMLCSQSYCCQTELEGEDVGACTAHTFACGAGVGIFLRVRESQVLFLAGKTKGCFYAPPYLDDYGETDQGLRRGNPLHLCRERYRKIQKLWRQHSITEEIGHAQEANQTLVGIDWQHL; encoded by the exons AAATGGCTTCAGGCAACAGACCTGCCCAAAGATGTCTACCAGCACTTGGCTTGCTATGTGCCCAAGATCTACTGCCTTGGGCCCAACCTGAACCCTCAGAGTGAGGATCTTCTGGCCCAGTTGTTGTTACAGGCACCAATGGAGTGGTATTTGTGTGGAGAAGAACCTTCAACCGGGCTGGCCAAGCTCGAGCAGAGCAACCAGCCTTCCCACCTCTGTGGCCATGTCTTCAAAGTGGGGGAACCCACATACTCCTGCAG GGAATGCGCTGCTGATCCGACATGTGTGCTGTGCATGCAGTGCTTTTTAGGCAGTGTGCATAAGGAGCATCGTTACAGA atgACGACCTCTGGGGGAGGGGGGTTCTGTGACTGCGGTGATACAGAAGCATGGAAGAAGGGTTCTTACTGTCAGAAACATGAGCCTAACAACGGTGACTCATCCCAAGAG GATCCGCTTGCCAGTCTCTCTGCAGACATGATTGCTCGTACATATAACATCTTTTCTATCATCCTGAAATATGCTGTGGACATGCTCACATGGGACAGGGAAAATGAACTCCCTCCTGGCCTCGAACCACc GGAGCGTGGAGACACTTATTACTGCATGTTGTTTAACGATGAGGTGCACACCTACGAACAGGTGATCTACACATTACAGAAAGCTGTGAACTGCACACAGAAAGAGGCAGTCAGCTTTGCTACTACAGTGGACAGAGAC GGGCGGAAGTCTGTACGCTATGGGGATTTTCAGTTCTGTGAACAGGCCAAGACTGTTATTGTG CGAAACACGAGTCGTCAGTCGAAGCCCCTGCGGGTTCAGGTCATGCACTCCTCAGTGGTAGCACACCAGTGTTTTGCTCTCAAAGCGCTCTCCTGGCTCGGCCATGTCATCAGATCCTCAG atgcCCTGAGGAGGATCCTGTGCCAGGTGGGACTACAGAATGGCACTGATGGAGAGAACTCCCTTGTTGACACTTTAATGTTAAATGACTCCAAAATGTGGAAAG GGGCAAGAAATGTTTACCACCAGCTGTTTATGAGCAGTCTGCTTATGGATTTGAAGTATAAGAAGCTCTTTGCTATTCAGTTTGCAAAG AACTATGAGCGCTTGCAGAGCGACTACGTGAAGGACGACCATGACAGGGAGTTCTCTGTTACTGACCTATCAGTGCAAATTTTCACCGTGCCATCCCTG GCACGGATGCTGATCACAGAGGAGAACTTGATGACGACGATCATCCGCACTTTTGTGGATCACCTGAGACATCGAGACTTGCAGGGCCGATTTCAGTTTGAACGCTACACGGCACAACAGGCCTTTAAATTCCGCAGGGTCCAGAGTCTTATAGGAGACCTCAA ATATGTCCTGATTAGCCGTCCAACAGAGTGGACCGACAAACTCAGGGAGAAGTTTCTGGAAGGACTTGAAGCTTTCTTGGAGCTGCTCAAGAGCATGCAG GGTATGGACCCAGTAGTGCGACAGGTTGGCCAACACATAGAGATGGAACCAGAGTGGGAGGCAGCCTTCACGTTACAGATGAAGCTCACGCACATTATCTCAATGATACAAGAGTGGTGTGCCAGTGAT GAGTGGGTGCTAATTGAAGCCTATAAGAAGTGCCTAACAGTTCTGACTCACTGCCACAGCGGTTTTACTGATGGAGAGCAGCCCATCACCCTTAGTATGTGCGGCCACTCGGTGGACACTATCCGCTACTGCGTCTCTCAGGAGAAAGTCAGCATTCACCTACCTGTGTCTCGACTGCTGGCAG gACTTCATGCTCTCCTTAGCAAAACAGAAGTGGCTTACAGGCTCCCCGAACAGCTACCTCTG AGTGAACTGAGTCCTCCAATGGTGATTGAGCATCCACTTCGCTGCCTGGTTCTCTGTGCACAGGTGCATGCTGGGATGTGGAGGAGAAATGGCTTCTCATTAGTCAATCAG atcTACTACTACCACAATGTGAAGTGTAGGCTTGAGATGTTCGATAAAGACCTCATGACTCTCCAG GCGGGGGCTTCCATGATGGATCCCAACCACTTTCTGATGATCGTGCTGAGTCGTTTTGAGCTCTTCCATATCTTCAGTTCAGCAGATTGCAGGAAAAGATACAACAGGGAGAACGCTAACAAG GATGTGGTCCAGCAGAACAGCACTTTAATAGAAGAGATGCTTCACCTCATTATAATGATCGTGG GTGAGCGGTTTACTCCAGGCATTGGGCATGTAGATAACTGTGAAGAACTAAAGAGAGAGATCATTCATCAGCTTTGTATTCGTCCTATGGCTCACAGTGAGCTGGTCAAAGCCTTGCCTGAAAAT GAGAATAAAGAAACTGGAATGGAGAGAGTCATTGATAGTGTTGCATTGTTTAA GAAGCCAGGAGTGACTGGTAGGGGACTGTATGAACTCCGCTCAGAATGTGCCAAACAGTTCAACCTCTATTTCCACCATTATTCCAGAGCCGATCAGTCCAAG gCAGAGGAAGCTCAGCGAAAGCTtaagagacaaaatggagaggAGCTGG ctctgccTCCACCAGCCCTGCCCCCATTCTGCCCACTGTTTGCCAGCTTGGTAAACATTCTGCAGTGTGACGTGCTGCTTGGGATGGTGGGAGCTGTGCTGCAGTGGGCTGTGGAGCCTAGCGGAGGACACTGGTCTGAGTCCATGCTGCAGAGG GTGCTGCACTTGATAGGCATGGCTTTGCTGGAGGAGCAGCAACAACTAGAGAGCAGTGGGGACGACAATGAAGTTACCTTCAACTTCACACTTAAAATCTCCC GTCCTGGTGAAGCCCCCAGCAGTGCTCCCAGTATTCTGGCTCTATTGGAGAACTTACAGAGCGCTCCTCACTTGGAAGTGCACAAAGACATGATTCGCTGGATCCTTAAA ATGGTGGTTAGCATTAAAACTATGCGTGAGCGCACAGCTGCTGCACCTGCCTGTGAAGGAGCAGGGCACTGCCACGAGGAG acTGTGAGGGACAAAGacaaagcagagagaaagagaaaggccGAGATGGCTAGACTGCGCAGGGAAAAGATCATGGCTCAAATGTCCGAGATGCAGAGACACTTCATTAATGAGAACAAAGAGCTGTTCCAGCAGAGTTTAGAGGAGCTGGACGCCTCTGCGTCCACATCAGCAGAGCACAG CCCCAGTTCATGTGACAGTGCTCTGGTCTGTGTCGGACCTCGGCGCTGGCGTGccagaggaggagagaggaggcaGGTGGTGACATGTATCCTGTGTCAGGAAGAGCAGGAGATCAGACCCGATGGCAGAGCCATGGTGCTGGCTGCTTTTGTCCAACGCTCTACAGTCATGTCCAAGAACCGCAAAAGACCGCCTCACAAGCCAG ATAGCTATGATCCCCTCTTCATGCACCCTGATCTGTCCTTTGGTACACATACCGGCAGCTGTGGCCACATCATGCACTCTCACTGCTGGCAGAG GTACTTTGAGGCGGTGCAGGCTAAGGAGCAGCGCAGACAGCAGAGGCTGCGTGTACATACCAGTTATGATGTAGAGAATGGGGAGTACTTGTGTCCACTCTGTGAGTGTCTCAGTAACACAGTCATTCCTCTCCTGCCCCTCACTAAGACCACCTGCAG TAGTGAGCAGCCAGGTCTTACTCAATGGCTAAATACTACCTGCCAGCAGATCCGAGCCCTGCACTGTGCTCATAATCAGGCCAAGTCAACGA ATGTtgatgagacagagactgtTGAGGACTGTCCTCCTCCTGAGGGTTTCAGGCTGGACCACACTCCAGT CAACCCTTATTCAAGCTCCATAAGGGAAATGCTGACAACGTTTGGGACAGCAGCTTATAAAGTTGGCCTTCAGTTGCACCCTAACGAGCAGGACCCTCGTGTGCCTATCATTTGCTGGGGCAGCTGTTCTTACACCATCCAGTCTGTCG AGAGATTATTGGTGGATGAGGAGAAGCCTTTGTTTGGAAGTTTACCCTGTAGACAG GATGACTGTTTGAGTTCTCTGGCTCGGTTTGGCTCTGCCTGCTGGACTGTTTCCTCTCACTCAGCGGTCCAAAATCACTTCATGCGACTGTTGGCag CACTTGTTCCTGATACCCAGGTGAAAAATTCTCCCTGCATTTTGGATGTGGACATGTTCCACTTACTG GTGAGTCTGGTGCTGTCTTATTCAGTATTGCACTGCTTAGACTCCTCAGGTCTGAGTGCAGACACGGCACAACTGCATCTCCTCCACTTGGTCATTGTGGCTCACGTGGTCCAGATCCTTCTCACCTCTGTGCCAG AGGAGCTGACCATGGAGCAAGAGAGTGAAGGAGTGGAGCAGAAGGAGGAAGAGCATATATGTCTCTTCTATAACACAATAAGGACTCGTTTAGGCTG tagcTTGCGTGAGGTTAGCTCGGGTTGGCATCTCTGGCGTTGTGTAAAGGCAGGCATCCTGCCCTTCCTCAGAGGAGCTGCTCTGTTCTTCCATCATCTCAATGGAGTTCCCACTCCATCTGAGCTCCATG TTGTAGGTGCAGGTGAATGGGAGGCGCTTTGTGCATATCTGTGTCTGCCCTCCAACCTGCTCCAGCTATATTATAATCACCAGGACATTATGGATCCCCTGCTTCAGGG TTGGTTCTCTCATCCAGGCATGCAGCCATGTCTCCAGTCACCTAAAACCCTCATAAg ttttcctCGTGAATCCAATAAGCTAATCGATTTGCCAGAGGACTACAGTGCACTGATCAATCAAGCTTCCAGCTTCAC ttgtcCTAAGTCAGGTGGAGATAAGTCTCGTGCTCCAACGCTGTGCTTGGTGTGTGGCACAATGCTGTGTTCTCAAAGCTACTGCTGCCAGACCGAGCTGGAGGGTGAGGATGTTGGAGCCTGTACTGCACACACCTTTGCCTGCGGAGCTGGTGTTGGCATTTTCCTCAG GGTGAGGGAGAGTCAGGTTCTCTTCCTGGCAGGAAAGACTAAGGGCTGTTTTTATGCTCCCCCATACCTTGATGACTATGGAGAAACTGACCAAGGGCTCAG ACGGGGAAACCCTTTACACTTGTGTCGAGAGCGCTACAGAAAGATTCAGAAGCTCTGGCGCCAGCACAGCATCACCGAAGAGATCGGTCATGCCCAGGAAGCTAATCAGACTCTGGTGGGCATTGACTGGCAGCACCTGTGA